The Clostridium sp. AWRP genome has a window encoding:
- the rpoB gene encoding DNA-directed RNA polymerase subunit beta → MVHPVQVGKRTRMSFSRLKEIGHMPNLIEVQLDSYNWFLKEGLQEVFDDINPIQDYTANLNLEFVGYKLDMDNIKYSVEECKERDATYAAPLKVKVRLINKETGEVKEQEVFMGDFPLMTEQGTFIINGAERVIVSQLVRSPGVYYDLSVDKTGKNLFSSTVIPNRGAWLEYETDSNNVIYVRIDKTRKLPITILIRAMGYGTDAEITNFFGEDERLKATIEKDNTKTHEEALLEIYKRLRPGEPPTVDSAQSLIESLFFDAKRYDLSRVGRYKFNKKLSLHLRIANQIAAQDVVNPDTGEILIQKGEKIDREKAVEIQQCGINVVDIQIEDVVLRVIGNNFVDIRSFVDFDIDDLNIKERVHYPTLKKILDNYSDEEGIKEQIRKNIHELIPKHIVRDDMYATISYELGLAYGVGHTDDIDHLGNRRLRSVGELLQNQFRIGLSRMERVVKERMTIQDQEVITPQALINIRPVAASIKEFFGSSQLSQFMDQTNPLSELTHKRRLSALGPGGLSRERAGFEVRDVHHSHYGRMCPIETPEGPNIGLINSLATYARVNQYGFIETPYRKVDKENKRVTNEIVYMTADEEDEYLIGRANEPLDENGNFIDNKITVRDKEDVIVVPGQDVDYMDVSSRQLVSVATAMIPFLENDDASRALMGSNMQRQAVPLLKPQAPIVGTGIEYKAAVDSGVLPKARNAGVVSYVCANEIRVKRDSDGGTDIYRLLKFQRSNQCTCINQRPIVEKGEVVKKGTVLADGPSTDLGEIALGKNIRMGFTTWEGYNYEDAMLISEELVKKDVFTSIHLEEYESEARDTKLGPEEITRDIPNVGEDALKDIDERGIIRIGAEVRAGDILVGKVTPKGETELTAEERLLRAIFGEKAREVRDTSLRVPHGEAGIIVDVKVFTRENGDELSPGVNKLVRCYIAQKRKISVGDKMAGRHGNKGVISRVLPEEDMPFLPDGRPLQICLNPLGVPSRMNIGQVLEVHLGWAASELGWHIATPVFDGATEEDILECLKKAGYREDGKTILYDGRTGEEFNRPVTVGYMYILKLAHLVDDKIHARSTGPYSLVTQQPLGGKAQFGGQRFGEMEVWALEAYGAAHTLQEILTVKSDDVVGRVKTYEAIVKGENIPEPGIPESFKVLIKELQALCLDVKVLNDNKEEIKLKESVDEDMEKLDVNIEGKEDSADVPQEQNNDYNSEQEQNGNTENDSDEDLDLDYEDLTLDDLQSDLEIDDFNDEH, encoded by the coding sequence ATGGTACATCCTGTCCAGGTTGGTAAAAGAACAAGAATGAGCTTTTCCAGACTTAAAGAAATAGGCCACATGCCTAATTTAATTGAGGTTCAGCTAGATTCCTACAATTGGTTTTTGAAAGAAGGATTACAAGAGGTATTCGATGATATTAATCCTATTCAGGATTATACTGCTAACCTTAATTTGGAATTTGTAGGATATAAGTTAGATATGGATAATATCAAATATTCTGTAGAAGAATGTAAAGAAAGGGATGCAACTTACGCAGCACCTTTAAAAGTAAAGGTAAGGTTAATTAACAAAGAAACTGGTGAAGTTAAGGAGCAAGAAGTTTTTATGGGAGATTTCCCTCTTATGACGGAGCAAGGAACCTTTATAATTAATGGTGCAGAGAGAGTTATAGTTAGTCAACTTGTAAGATCACCAGGTGTATATTATGATCTTTCAGTTGATAAAACAGGAAAAAATCTTTTTTCTTCAACTGTAATACCTAATAGAGGAGCTTGGCTAGAATATGAAACTGACTCTAACAATGTAATATACGTTAGAATAGATAAAACTAGAAAGTTACCCATAACTATTCTTATTAGAGCCATGGGTTATGGTACAGACGCAGAGATTACTAATTTCTTTGGAGAGGATGAAAGGCTAAAAGCCACAATTGAAAAAGATAATACAAAGACTCATGAAGAGGCTTTGCTTGAAATATATAAAAGGTTACGACCGGGAGAACCTCCTACAGTGGATAGTGCCCAGTCACTAATTGAATCTTTGTTTTTTGATGCGAAGAGATATGATCTTTCAAGAGTTGGAAGATATAAATTTAATAAGAAGCTATCATTACACCTAAGAATTGCTAATCAGATAGCAGCACAGGATGTAGTTAATCCAGATACAGGAGAAATTCTTATCCAAAAAGGTGAAAAGATAGATAGAGAAAAGGCAGTAGAAATTCAGCAGTGTGGAATAAACGTAGTAGATATTCAAATTGAAGATGTAGTTTTAAGAGTTATAGGTAATAACTTTGTAGATATACGTAGTTTTGTTGACTTTGATATAGATGATTTAAATATAAAGGAAAGAGTTCATTATCCAACTTTAAAGAAAATTTTAGATAACTATAGCGATGAGGAAGGTATTAAGGAACAAATAAGAAAGAATATCCATGAATTAATACCAAAACATATAGTTAGGGATGATATGTATGCCACCATTAGTTATGAATTGGGATTAGCATATGGAGTAGGTCATACTGATGACATAGACCATCTTGGGAATAGAAGACTTAGATCTGTTGGTGAATTATTGCAAAACCAATTTAGAATAGGTCTCTCAAGAATGGAGAGAGTGGTTAAGGAAAGAATGACCATACAGGATCAGGAAGTTATAACGCCTCAAGCTCTTATAAATATAAGACCTGTAGCTGCGTCTATAAAAGAGTTTTTTGGAAGTTCACAGTTATCCCAGTTTATGGATCAAACTAATCCATTGTCAGAACTTACTCATAAGAGAAGACTATCTGCTTTAGGACCAGGTGGACTTTCTAGAGAAAGAGCTGGATTTGAAGTCAGGGATGTTCATCACTCACATTATGGAAGAATGTGTCCAATAGAGACACCAGAAGGACCTAATATAGGGCTTATTAACTCATTGGCTACATATGCAAGAGTTAACCAATATGGCTTTATAGAAACACCATATAGAAAAGTAGATAAGGAAAATAAGAGAGTTACAAATGAAATTGTATATATGACAGCAGACGAAGAAGATGAATATTTAATAGGTAGGGCTAACGAACCTCTTGATGAAAATGGTAATTTTATAGATAATAAAATTACGGTTAGAGATAAAGAAGATGTTATTGTAGTACCTGGCCAAGATGTTGATTATATGGATGTGTCTTCAAGGCAATTAGTTTCTGTAGCTACAGCTATGATACCATTCCTTGAAAATGATGATGCCAGCCGTGCACTTATGGGATCAAATATGCAAAGACAGGCAGTTCCACTTTTGAAACCACAGGCACCTATTGTAGGAACAGGTATTGAATACAAGGCTGCAGTAGATTCAGGAGTACTTCCTAAGGCTAGAAATGCAGGTGTTGTTTCTTATGTATGTGCTAACGAAATAAGGGTTAAAAGAGACTCAGATGGAGGTACAGATATTTATAGACTTCTTAAGTTCCAGAGATCTAACCAGTGCACATGCATTAATCAAAGACCTATAGTTGAAAAAGGGGAAGTAGTTAAAAAGGGAACAGTTTTAGCAGATGGACCTTCTACAGATCTTGGAGAAATAGCACTTGGAAAAAATATTAGAATGGGATTTACAACTTGGGAAGGATATAATTATGAAGACGCAATGCTTATATCTGAAGAGTTAGTAAAAAAGGATGTATTTACATCAATACATCTAGAGGAATACGAATCTGAGGCTAGAGATACAAAATTAGGACCAGAGGAAATTACAAGAGATATACCAAATGTAGGAGAAGATGCATTAAAGGATATAGATGAAAGAGGAATTATAAGAATAGGTGCAGAAGTTAGGGCAGGAGATATACTGGTAGGTAAAGTAACACCTAAGGGAGAAACTGAACTTACAGCAGAAGAAAGGCTTTTAAGAGCAATATTTGGCGAAAAGGCTAGAGAAGTTAGGGATACGTCCCTTAGAGTACCACATGGTGAAGCAGGTATAATTGTAGACGTAAAAGTATTTACAAGAGAAAATGGAGATGAGCTTTCACCAGGGGTTAACAAATTAGTTAGATGTTATATAGCTCAGAAGAGAAAGATATCTGTAGGAGATAAAATGGCAGGAAGACACGGAAATAAAGGTGTTATCTCTAGAGTACTACCAGAAGAAGATATGCCTTTCTTACCAGATGGAAGACCTCTTCAGATATGTTTAAATCCACTTGGTGTACCTTCACGTATGAATATAGGTCAGGTATTAGAAGTTCATTTAGGATGGGCTGCTAGTGAACTAGGATGGCATATAGCAACTCCAGTATTTGATGGAGCTACAGAAGAAGATATATTGGAATGCTTGAAAAAAGCAGGATATAGAGAAGACGGAAAAACAATACTATATGATGGTAGAACAGGAGAAGAATTCAATAGGCCTGTAACTGTAGGATATATGTATATCTTAAAATTGGCACATCTGGTCGATGATAAGATCCATGCAAGATCTACGGGACCATATTCCTTAGTAACTCAACAGCCATTGGGTGGTAAAGCTCAATTTGGTGGCCAAAGATTCGGTGAAATGGAAGTTTGGGCATTAGAGGCATATGGTGCGGCTCATACACTTCAGGAAATATTGACAGTTAAGTCAGACGATGTAGTTGGAAGAGTCAAAACTTATGAAGCTATTGTAAAAGGTGAAAATATACCAGAACCTGGCATACCAGAATCATTTAAGGTTCTGATAAAGGAACTTCAAGCTTTATGCTTGGATGTAAAAGTATTAAATGATAACAAAGAGGAAATTAAGCTTAAAGAATCTGTGGACGAAGATATGGAAAAACTAGATGTAAATATTGAAGGAAAAGAAGATTCTGCTGATGTACCTCAAGAACAAAATAATGACTATAATAGTGAACAAGAACAAAATGGCAATACTGAAAATGACAGCGACGAAGATCTTGATTTAGATTATGAAGATCTTACTTTAGATGATTTGCAGAGTGATTTAGAAATAGATGATTTTAATGATGAACATTAG
- the rplL gene encoding 50S ribosomal protein L7/L12, translated as MSKEEIIQAIKEMSVLELNELVKACEEEFGVSAAAPVAVAGAAGAGAAAGAEEKTEFDVVLKAAGGEKIKVIKAVREATGLGLKDAKALVDGAPKTLKEAVSKEDAEAMKAKFEEIGAEIELK; from the coding sequence ATGAGTAAAGAAGAAATCATTCAAGCAATAAAAGAGATGAGTGTTTTAGAATTAAATGAATTAGTAAAAGCATGTGAAGAAGAATTTGGAGTAAGTGCAGCAGCACCAGTAGCAGTAGCAGGAGCTGCAGGAGCAGGAGCTGCAGCTGGAGCAGAAGAAAAAACTGAATTTGACGTAGTACTTAAAGCTGCAGGTGGAGAAAAGATAAAAGTTATAAAAGCAGTTAGAGAAGCAACAGGATTAGGATTAAAAGACGCTAAAGCTTTAGTAGATGGAGCTCCTAAGACTTTAAAGGAAGCTGTAAGCAAAGAAGATGCTGAAGCTATGAAAGCTAAATTTGAAGAAATTGGTGCTGAAATAGAATTAAAGTAA
- the rplJ gene encoding 50S ribosomal protein L10 produces MKKNYREVKEARVQEIKGKMEKAQGVILAKYQGLTVEEDTKLRKELRDAGVEYKVYKNTLALRAAKELGFDQLEDYFVGPISMAFGYEDPTAPARILNDFSKDHKVLELRAGIVQGEIFDENKVKELATVPPKEVLIAKLLGSFKAPLSNFVYALNAIEEKQKSEEA; encoded by the coding sequence GTGAAAAAGAATTATAGAGAAGTAAAAGAAGCTAGAGTTCAAGAAATTAAGGGAAAAATGGAAAAGGCTCAGGGTGTTATATTAGCTAAATATCAAGGGCTAACTGTAGAAGAGGATACTAAACTTAGAAAAGAATTAAGAGATGCAGGTGTAGAATATAAAGTTTACAAAAATACATTAGCTTTAAGAGCTGCTAAAGAATTGGGATTTGACCAATTAGAAGATTACTTTGTAGGCCCAATATCTATGGCATTTGGATATGAAGATCCAACTGCACCAGCAAGAATTCTTAATGATTTTTCAAAAGATCATAAGGTTTTAGAACTGAGGGCAGGAATTGTTCAAGGCGAAATCTTTGATGAAAATAAAGTTAAAGAACTTGCTACAGTACCACCGAAAGAAGTACTTATTGCAAAATTACTTGGAAGCTTCAAAGCTCCATTATCAAATTTTGTATATGCATTAAATGCAATTGAAGAAAAGCAAAAGTCAGAAGAAGCTTAA
- the rplA gene encoding 50S ribosomal protein L1: MGKKYIESAKLIDKGTLYEPSEAIELVLKTSKAKFDETIELALKLGVDPRHADQQVRGAVVLPHGTGKKVKVLVFAKGAKVKEAQEAGADYVGAQEYVDKIQKENWFDFDVVVATPDMMGVVGRLGRVLGPKGLMPNPKSGTVTFDVAKAIEEIKAGKVEYRVDKTSIIHVPIGKKSFESQKLLDNFHTLMEAVVKAKPSASKGQYLKSVVISSTMGPGIKINSAKVLD, translated from the coding sequence ATGGGAAAAAAGTATATAGAAAGTGCTAAGCTTATTGATAAGGGTACATTATATGAACCATCAGAAGCTATAGAGCTTGTCTTAAAAACATCAAAAGCAAAGTTTGATGAAACAATAGAATTAGCATTAAAGCTTGGAGTAGATCCAAGACATGCAGATCAACAAGTTAGAGGAGCTGTAGTTCTTCCTCATGGAACAGGAAAAAAAGTTAAAGTACTTGTATTTGCAAAAGGCGCTAAGGTTAAAGAAGCTCAGGAAGCAGGAGCAGATTATGTAGGCGCACAAGAATATGTTGATAAGATTCAAAAAGAAAATTGGTTTGATTTTGATGTTGTTGTAGCAACCCCAGATATGATGGGAGTTGTAGGAAGATTAGGAAGAGTGCTTGGACCTAAGGGATTAATGCCAAACCCTAAATCTGGTACTGTTACTTTTGATGTTGCAAAGGCAATAGAGGAGATTAAGGCTGGTAAAGTTGAATATAGAGTAGATAAAACTAGTATAATCCATGTTCCAATAGGCAAGAAATCTTTTGAATCACAAAAATTGTTGGATAACTTTCATACATTAATGGAAGCTGTAGTAAAAGCAAAGCCATCAGCATCTAAAGGTCAATATTTGAAGTCTGTAGTAATATCAAGTACTATGGGACCAGGAATAAAGATAAATTCAGCAAAAGTTTTAGATTAA
- the rplK gene encoding 50S ribosomal protein L11, which yields MAKKVVGMIKLQLPAGKASPAPPVGPALGQHGVNIMGFCKEFNAKTAKQAGFIIPVVITVYQDRSFSFILKTPPAAVLLKKAAGIESGSGVPNKTKVAKVTKDQVRQIAETKMPDLNAASVETAMKMIAGTARSMGITVED from the coding sequence ATGGCTAAAAAAGTAGTAGGAATGATAAAACTTCAACTTCCTGCAGGAAAAGCAAGCCCAGCACCACCAGTTGGACCAGCACTTGGACAGCATGGTGTAAATATTATGGGTTTCTGTAAGGAATTCAATGCAAAGACTGCTAAACAGGCAGGATTTATAATTCCAGTAGTAATTACTGTATATCAGGATAGATCTTTTAGTTTTATACTAAAGACCCCTCCAGCAGCAGTATTACTAAAGAAAGCAGCAGGAATAGAAAGTGGATCTGGTGTACCAAATAAAACTAAAGTTGCTAAGGTAACTAAAGATCAGGTAAGACAGATTGCTGAAACAAAAATGCCAGATTTAAATGCTGCATCAGTTGAAACTGCTATGAAGATGATAGCAGGAACTGCAAGAAGTATGGGAATAACTGTAGAAGACTAG
- the nusG gene encoding transcription termination/antitermination protein NusG, with protein MSDKAKWYVVHTYSGYENKVKVNLEKTIENRNLYDWIDDVQVPMEEQVEIKDGKKKITLKKVFPGYVLIHMIMTDDSWYIVRNTRGVTGFVGPGSKPVPLTDEEVRDMGISEKPINVDISVGENVKVKSGPLENFLAVIQEINTEKRKIKALVNMFGRETPVELDFNQIEKIE; from the coding sequence ATGTCAGATAAAGCTAAGTGGTATGTAGTTCATACATATTCTGGTTACGAAAATAAAGTTAAAGTTAATCTTGAAAAAACCATAGAAAATAGGAACCTTTATGATTGGATAGATGATGTTCAAGTTCCAATGGAAGAACAAGTTGAGATTAAAGATGGAAAAAAGAAAATAACCTTAAAAAAAGTATTTCCGGGATATGTTTTAATACACATGATAATGACTGATGATTCTTGGTATATAGTTAGAAATACTAGAGGAGTTACAGGTTTTGTTGGACCTGGTTCTAAACCTGTTCCACTTACGGATGAAGAAGTAAGAGATATGGGAATTAGCGAAAAACCAATAAATGTAGATATATCAGTAGGAGAAAATGTAAAGGTGAAATCAGGACCGTTAGAGAACTTCTTAGCTGTTATCCAGGAAATAAATACTGAGAAAAGAAAAATTAAAGCTTTAGTTAATATGTTTGGCAGGGAAACTCCTGTTGAACTTGATTTTAATCAAATAGAAAAAATAGAATAA
- the secE gene encoding preprotein translocase subunit SecE: MKKVDKQTALEGGFFNFFKGLVSEFKRITWASKEHTKKATIAVAIFCVIYVVIVGVIDFGFNSLAKIIMK; the protein is encoded by the coding sequence ATGAAAAAAGTTGATAAACAGACAGCACTTGAAGGTGGGTTCTTTAATTTTTTTAAAGGACTAGTATCAGAATTCAAACGGATAACTTGGGCCTCTAAAGAACATACAAAAAAAGCTACAATTGCCGTTGCTATATTTTGTGTTATTTATGTGGTGATTGTTGGAGTTATAGATTTTGGATTTAATTCTTTAGCTAAGATTATTATGAAATAA